A genomic region of Bactrocera dorsalis isolate Fly_Bdor chromosome 3, ASM2337382v1, whole genome shotgun sequence contains the following coding sequences:
- the LOC105228701 gene encoding probable serine/threonine-protein kinase DDB_G0277165, giving the protein MCSRLNCRFVHLTEDDKVEVCDQRVAVCRDHANGQCRRKQCKYYHIPIVLPPANVMAAIINTNNNNNNNNNSMHSNSSSSISSNASSHGSSNNNSNNNHNQNNQLHTISQQQQQQQQKQAHEQYQQHAKSAAAATATATTGIATNYNNNLIIIEPQQHHLHQQQQHYNYLHNNNYTTTHYSPSNSSSSSSSANNNNNKHVTHTIYQQQPATFHLPHFTCHSPYSPSSASSSSSCSIATSPTAFTSATATLPTTSTVTVPTAIATMPAAQPPPPRATAYLKAAPSHLTAYASSGAYELTTGAPTLLLSSDYNSNCIPILAAHQQQQQPQSPLATAASYIYPAHHQQHSAAAAQQHLMKYAAAAAQAAQHQFHYATAPQILTAAAPQHMLATAVTSAATAPHTHVLSGVATTTTPLVVATTTATGAAVSAPVLGGCI; this is encoded by the exons ATGTGCAGTCGGTTAAATTGTAGATTCGTTCATTTAACTGAAG ATGACAAGGTTGAAGTATGTGATCAACGTGTGGCTGTATGTCGCGATCATGCCAACGGTCAATGCAGACGTAAGCAATGTAAATATTATCATATACCGATCGTGTTGCCGCCGGCGAATGTTATGGCTGCCATCATTAATacgaacaataacaacaataataacaataacagcatgcatagcaacagcagcagcagcattagCAGCAATGCAAGCAGCCATggcagcagtaacaacaacagcaacaacaaccacaaccaGAACAATCAATTGCATACAATctcacagcagcagcaacagcaacaacaaaagcaagcacATGAACAGTATCAGCAGCATGCCaagtcagcagcagcagcgacagcGACAGCAACGACTGGCATTGCCACCAACTACAATAATAATTTGATAATAATCGAACCGCAGCAACATCATCttcaccagcaacaacaacactacaattatctacacaacaacaattacacgACCACACACTACAGCCCGagtaacagcagcagcagcagcagctccgcaaacaacaacaataacaagcacgTCACGCATACGATCTACCAACAACAACCAGCCACTTTCCATCTACCACACTTCACCTGCCATTCGCCCTACTCACCATCCTCAGCATCGTCATCGTCATCCTGCTCCATTGCCACCTCCCCGACAGCGTTCACATCGGCGACCGCAACACTGCCGACCACCTCCACGGTGACCGTGCCCACTGCTATTGCCACCATGCCAGCAGCACAGCCACCACCACCACGTGCTACTGCCTATCTGAAGGCGGCGCCGTCACATCTCACCGCCTATGCCAGCAGCGGCGCTTATGAATTGACCACAGGCGCGCCCACATTGTTGCTCAGTAGCGATTACAATTCAAATTGCATTCCAATTTTGGCAGcgcatcaacagcaacaacaaccacaatcaCCGTTGGCCACAGCAGCATCGTATATTTATCCGGCGCATCATCAGCAGCATAGCGCCGCCGCGGCGCAACaacatttaatgaaatatgCCGCAGCCGCGGCACAGGCGGCACAACATCAATTTCATTATGCCACCGCGCCACAAATACTCACCGCCGCGGCGCCGCAACATATGCTAGCGACAGCGGTGACATCAGCCGCTACCGCGCCGCATACGCATGTTTTGAGTGGCGTGGCAACCACAACAACGCCGCTCGTGGTGGCCACAACAACGGCGACTGGCGCGGCGGTAAGCGCACCGGTGCTTGGTGGTTGCATATGA